A stretch of the Muntiacus reevesi chromosome 8, mMunRee1.1, whole genome shotgun sequence genome encodes the following:
- the LOC136173126 gene encoding keratin-associated protein 10-8-like: protein MASSTLSVCSSDLSYNCPESCCEPPCCAPSCCVPGPRLTLLCAPVSCKSSPCCQPACSSSCLISCCQPSSCQPSCCTSSPCQQACCEPACCEPVCCEPVCCRPVCCRPVCCRPVCCEAVCCRPVCCTPVCCTTVCCRPVCCEASTCSASLCCQPNPCSSVSCRPSSSVSLLCRPVCRPACCVPASSCKPSCCHPASCVSLLCHPACYRPACCLPSLAPEPCC from the coding sequence ATGGCCTCCTCCACCCTGTCTGTCTGCTCCAGCGACCTGAGCTACAACTGTCCAGAGAGCTGCTGTGAGCCCCCCTGCTGTGCCCCCAGCTGCTGTGTCCCGGGCCCCCGCCTGACCCTCCTCTGCGCCCCAGTGAGCTGCAAGTCCAGCCCCTGCTGCCAGCCCGCCTGCAGCAGCTCCTGCCTGATCTCATGCTGCCAGCCGTCTAGCTGCCAACCCTCCTGCTGCACCTCCTCCCCCTGCCAGCAGGCCTGCTGTGAGCCCGCCTGCTGTGAGCCTGTCTGCTGTGAGCCTGTCTGCTGCAGGCCTGTCTGCTGCAGGCCCGTCTGCTGCAGGCCCGTGTGCTGTGAGGCCGTCTGCTGCAGGCCCGTCTGCTGCACGCCTGTCTGTTGCACGACCGTCTGCTGCAGGCCCGTGTGCTGTGAGGCCTCCACCTGCTCAGCCTCCTTGTGCTGCCAGCCCAACCCCTGCTCCTCGGTCAGTTGCAGACCCTCCTCCTCCGTGTCCCTCCTCTGCCGCCCCGTGTGCCGCCCCGCCTGCTGCGTGCCCGCCTCCTCCTGCAAGCCCAGCTGCTGCCACCCAGCCTCCTGCGTTTCCCTGCTCTGCCATCCCGCGTGCTACCGCCCTGCTTGCTGCCTCCCATCCTTGGCCCCGGAGCCCTGTTGCTGA